The following proteins come from a genomic window of Synechococcus sp. UW69:
- a CDS encoding FAD-dependent monooxygenase: MAPSLPEIRVLGAGPTGALTALALGLNGQRVVLFDPLTASELQARSRAYAITHSSRRLLTTLGLWEDLSDALVPFRELDLRDGATNSRVLFGQADLAAANRNHDGIGWILDHRPLMELLLARLQGHNNVELHLAEPCPDPSPDALVVAADGPASPTRESWGIRHWQMRYRQGCLTAKVVLRGLTHDRACELFRPEGPFAVLPLGQGRFQVVWSAPWQRCQQRSTLKRSQFLDQLAAVLPPGIEPDRLLDQPRAFPQQWLLARRFHRGRGVLIGEAAHRCHPVGGQGLNLCWRDVDGLLCAVQRGGSAATIARNYGMSRWLDVLQVGLATDLLVRVFSNRQPLLLPLRRLALQLLKQFSGLRRLSLRAMSDGPMQLWQALPN, encoded by the coding sequence ATGGCTCCATCCCTTCCTGAAATACGCGTTCTGGGTGCTGGTCCAACCGGTGCCCTCACAGCACTTGCCCTCGGCCTCAATGGTCAGCGTGTCGTCCTGTTTGACCCGTTGACAGCTTCCGAACTTCAGGCAAGAAGCCGGGCCTACGCAATCACACATTCCAGTCGTCGGCTGCTGACGACCCTCGGGCTCTGGGAGGACCTCTCCGATGCCTTGGTGCCCTTCCGAGAACTGGATTTACGGGACGGTGCCACGAATTCTCGGGTCCTGTTCGGCCAGGCCGATCTCGCTGCCGCCAACAGGAACCACGATGGAATTGGTTGGATCCTGGATCACCGTCCATTGATGGAGCTGTTGCTGGCCCGACTGCAGGGCCACAACAACGTTGAATTGCATCTGGCAGAACCATGCCCTGACCCAAGCCCAGATGCCCTGGTCGTTGCGGCTGATGGACCTGCTTCCCCCACCCGAGAATCCTGGGGAATCCGTCACTGGCAGATGCGTTATCGCCAGGGTTGTCTCACTGCCAAGGTCGTTCTGCGGGGACTCACCCACGACAGAGCCTGTGAGTTGTTTCGGCCGGAAGGACCGTTCGCTGTCCTGCCTTTGGGGCAGGGACGCTTCCAGGTGGTGTGGAGCGCACCCTGGCAGCGTTGCCAACAGCGCAGCACGCTGAAGCGCAGTCAGTTTCTGGATCAGCTGGCCGCCGTTCTTCCCCCAGGAATTGAGCCAGATCGTTTGCTCGATCAACCCAGAGCTTTCCCTCAACAATGGCTGCTAGCTCGGCGCTTTCACCGCGGTAGAGGCGTGCTGATCGGAGAAGCCGCTCACCGCTGCCATCCCGTAGGAGGGCAGGGGCTCAATCTGTGTTGGCGCGATGTTGATGGTCTTCTCTGCGCCGTGCAACGGGGCGGCAGCGCCGCAACGATCGCGAGGAACTACGGGATGAGCCGCTGGCTGGATGTGCTCCAAGTGGGTTTGGCGACTGATCTTCTGGTGCGTGTGTTTTCCAACCGCCAACCGCTGCTGTTGCCGCTGCGGCGCTTGGCTCTGCAGCTGCTGAAACAGTTTTCTGGTCTGCGCAGGCTCAGCCTGCGGGCCATGAGTGACGGCCCCATGCAGCTTTGGCAGGCGTTGCCAAACTGA
- a CDS encoding DUF2949 domain-containing protein codes for MVLCSHRQPPPADSLLQFLQRRLGLSPSALELGQRQAELEQAPLPIVLWSFGLLSLNQLEEVFDWQNSQP; via the coding sequence ATGGTGTTGTGCAGCCATCGGCAACCTCCACCAGCCGACTCCCTGCTGCAATTTCTTCAGCGTCGGCTGGGACTGAGCCCCAGTGCCCTTGAACTGGGGCAACGCCAGGCGGAACTGGAACAGGCCCCACTGCCGATCGTGCTTTGGAGCTTTGGCTTGTTGAGCTTGAACCAGCTCGAAGAGGTCTTCGACTGGCAGAACAGTCAGCCGTAA
- a CDS encoding adenine phosphoribosyltransferase, translated as MMPGAMPLRHLDLDLQSHIRSIPDFPKPGILFRDINPLLRSPEAMAEVIRQLGRVCDEVKPDLIVGIESRGFIFGAPLASDRRLGFVPVRKPGKLPGEVVGLDYALEYGTDRLEIQADAFENSPRVLVVDDLLATGGTAAATGQLVEQAGGCLVGFAFVIELEGLGGRQALPAGQPVEALLRYG; from the coding sequence ATGATGCCAGGGGCCATGCCATTGCGTCACCTGGATTTGGATCTTCAGTCGCACATTCGCTCAATTCCCGACTTTCCCAAGCCTGGAATTTTGTTCCGAGACATCAACCCGCTTCTGCGATCACCAGAGGCCATGGCTGAAGTGATCCGGCAGCTGGGCCGGGTGTGCGATGAGGTGAAGCCTGATCTGATCGTGGGGATCGAATCCCGGGGTTTCATTTTTGGGGCTCCTCTGGCCAGCGACCGACGACTTGGCTTCGTGCCTGTGCGGAAGCCCGGAAAGCTTCCCGGTGAGGTGGTTGGTTTGGATTACGCCCTGGAGTACGGCACCGATCGGCTAGAGATCCAAGCCGATGCCTTTGAAAATTCGCCGCGGGTGCTTGTGGTGGACGATCTGCTTGCCACGGGTGGAACGGCTGCAGCGACGGGACAACTGGTGGAGCAGGCCGGTGGTTGCTTGGTGGGTTTTGCGTTTGTGATCGAGCTGGAGGGGCTTGGTGGGCGCCAAGCGTTGCCCGCAGGTCAACCCGTGGAAGCGTTGTTGCGTTACGGCTGA